Part of the Pseudarthrobacter sp. L1SW genome, CCGGCGCCATCGCCGGGCCCGTGATCGGCCGGTGGAGCGACTTCATCGGCCGCCGCGCCGCGCTGCTGCTGGTCCTGGGCATCATGGGCGCCGGCACCATCCTCTGCATCGCCGCGCCCACCCTGCCGCTGCTGGTCACCGGCCGGTTCCTGCAGGGCGTCTCCAGCGCCGTGTTCGCGCTCGCCTACATCGTGCTCAGCGAGAACCTGCAGGCCAAGGTCTTCGGCACCTCCGTGGGCATCATCGCCGCCATCAACGGGGGAGTGGGCGGCGTGGACGGCTACGTGGGTGGGCTCATGGCCGAGACCCTCGGCTTCCGGTCCATCTTTGTCGTCGTGCTCGTCCTCACCGCTATCGCTGCCGTCTGCATCTTCCGACTGGTGCCCGCCGGACGTCCTGTTGGCGTGCGCGGCGCCATGGACTGGTGGGGCGCCGGCTCCCTCTCGCTGTTCCTGGTGTTCCTGACGTACTTCGTGTCCGACGGGTCGGCCGCCGGCTGGACCTCGCCCACCGCCCTGGCCCTGCTGGCCGGCACCGTTTTGTCTTTTGCGGGATTCTGGTTCATCGAGAAGCGCCGCAGCCACCCGCTCATCGCCGTGCATCATCTGCGCTCCCGCCAGGTGTGGCCGGTCATCGCCACCACCGTCCTCACCCTGGCCGGCATCTTCGCGGTCATCAACTTCACCGTGGTGCTGCTGAGCCAGGATTCCGACGGCGGCTTCGGGTTTTCCGCCTCCATCTCGGCGTTGCTGTTCCTCACCCCGGCCGCGCTGATCGGCGTCTTCGCCGCACCTTTGGCGGGGTGGCTGGCGGACCGGCGCGGGTGGGTGCGTACGTTGCGGCTGGGGACGTCCCTGAGCCTGGTGTGCGCCGTGGTGGCCGCCGTGTTTTCTTCCAGTCCGGTGGCGGTGTTTATTGCCATTGCCTGCCTGGGGATCTTCTACAACGGCTTCTTCCTGACCGCCATCAACGGGCTCTCGGTGCTGCTCTCGCCCAAGGAGGCCCCGGCGGCGCTGCCCGGCATCAACGGCGCGTCGTTCGGGATCGGGGCGAGCCTCGGCGTCGTGCTGGTGGCACCGTTCGCCGCGCAGGCCACGGCCGCCGGGTACGCCACCGCCCTCTGGATCTCGGTGGGCATCACCGCCGCCGCGTTCATTGTCAGCCTCTTCGTCGCCGCCCCCAAGGGCGAGACGGTCTAACCCCTCCATCTGTTGCGAAGGAATCTATTGTGACTGCCCCCGTTTACCTCGACTGCGACACCGGCATCGACGACGCCCTCGCCCTGGCCTACCTGCTCGCCTCACCTCTTGCTTCCGTGGTGGGGATCGGGACGGTGAGCGGGAACGTCAGTGCCGCGGTTGGGGCCCGGAATACTTTGGATCTGCTGTCGTTGGCCGGGGCTGCTTCCGTGCCGGTGGCTGTTGGCGCGCACGATCCCCTGGCTGGCTCCTTTGGCGGCGGGTCGCCGTGGGTGCACGGGGAAAACGGTGTGGGGGAAGTTGTGCTGGCGCCTTCTGCTGCTTCTGTTGCTGCCGAGTCCGCGGCGGAGTTGCTGGTGCGGCTGGCGCGTACCTATCCGGGCACGTTGCGGGTGGTGGCAATCGGGCCGCTGACCAACATTGCCGAGGCATTGCGGCTGGAGCCTGCGCTGCCGTCCCTGGTGGAGTCGGTGACCGTGATGGGCGGGGCCGCGCTGGCGCCGGGGAACATCACTCCGGTGGCCGAGGCGAACATCTGGCACGACCCCGAGGCCGCCGCCCTGGTGCTGGCCGCCGACTGGGACGCGACCCTGGTGCCGCTGGACGTGACCATGGCATCTGTTTTGGAGGAGTCACACCGGCAGGCGCTGTTGGCTTCGCCGGCGCCGATGCCGCGGGCCTTGGGGGAGATGCTGGGCTACTACTTCCGGTTCTACGAGGGCATCTACGGCCGGCCCTGCTCCGCCATGCACGATCCGCTGGCGGCGGCGCTCGCTGTTGGTGCTGTGAAACCTGCCCTGGCACCGATGGTGCGGGCCGCCGTCGACACCTCTGACGGGCCCGGCCGCGGGCAGACCGTGTGCGACATGCGGGGGCTGTACGCGGGGTACCCGGAGGTGAAGGGCGCGCGTTACCGCGTGGTGCTCTCACTGGAGGAGGACTTCGCCCCCCACCTGGTGGAGACGCTGCTGACCCCGTCCCCGGCGGTTGAGCCCATGCCTACACCTGTTGGATAAGTCCAAAACTGCCAGTTCCGCCGGGACCGCGCCAGGGCCATGATTGGAAGTACAGAGCGCTGCGATTTGGATCGGAGGCTGCCATGATCCAGGCCCTGCTGTGCAAGCTGAATGTCCGGCACGAGTGGCATCTCGAACATGCCGAGGACGGGGGCGTGTATCGGCGCTGCCGTCGGTGCGGCAAGGATGACGATCAACGCAGCGAAAGGGGGAAGGGCGACTTCAGCACTTGGATCGGGCTTTCGGGCGGGTGAGCTAATCAGGGCACGGAAAGGGCGGGACGACTGCGCCAGCGTGCTGTCGTCCCGCCGGCTCACCCGCAGAGCGCCGAGGAAGCGCGGAACGCCGAATACCGGGGATCATCGCGTCCCACCAGCTGTCCCAGCGCTTTCACACCCTCCGCGTCCGCGGACCCCATGTCCGTGGACAGCCACCGCACCAGCAGCCCGGCATCCCCACTGGCCCGCACCGCCGAACCGACGGCCAGGTCCAGCTGGTCCCGCAGCAGCTGCACGGCCAGAACGCCGGACCGGCTGAGCAGGGGAGCCGTGTACGCCGCCAGCGCCTCAGCAACGAGGCCCTCCCGCAGTAACCGCAGCACCCGCCCCGAGTCAGAACAGCCTGCCAAGCCTGCAGCAAGCCGGTACGGGTTCGACTCCACCGCATCGCCCAGCATGGACCGGACCCGGAACATCTCCGTCCGGATGGCCTGCGGCGTGCCCGCGTCCCCGTGCAGCTCGTACGCCAATTCGTCGGCGCTCCATCCCTGCGACCGGGAATCCAGCAGCGCCAGGATCTCTGCCCGGCGCAGCGTCACAGGTACCCGGCTGCCGTCGGCAAACACGGCGGCAGGCCGGTCGCCGAGCAACTCCAGCGAAGAAACAGCGGCAACAGTCCGCCGCGCACCCTGCCGGGAGGCACCCAGGGAAGAAGACGCACCCAAGGAGGCGCCGCCGTCGGACGTTCCCAGCAGCGACTCCGCCACCCGGACCGCACACCGCACCATCCGCAGCGTGTCCGCGCTGATGGTGTCCAACGGCCCGGAAACGTCCAGCACGCCAAGCAGCACACCCGTCAAAGGGTCCGTGATGGGCGCCGCCGTGCACGCCCAGTCGTGGTGGGTGCGGACCAGGTGCTCGGCGGAGAACAGCTGCACCGGCCCGCCGGTCACCAGCACCTCGCTGATGGCGTTGGTGCCGATCCCCGCCTCGGACCAGTCCGCCCCTTCGGAGAACTCCAGCCGGTCCGCCCGCCGCAGCGCCTCCCGGCTGCCCACCCGCCACAGGATCTCGCCCCCGGCGTCGGTGAGCACCAGCAGGTGCCGGCCGGAACTGGAATCGTCGGCCAGCAGGTCCTGCAGCGCCGGCATCACCTGCTGCAGCCGGTGCTCCCGCCGCAGCTGGACCACCTCGGACGGATCGTGCACGTGCCGCGGGCTGTGCTGGTCAGGGCTGATGCCCAGCGCCATGGACCGGCGCCACGACTCCGCCAGCGGTGTGGGGATCTCCGGGCGCGGGACACCGGAGATGACCAGCTCGTGCGCCCGGCGCAGGGCACGCGCGTACTTCGCCGGGTCCGAGAACCTCAGGCCGTAGTCCACCGTCTCCTCCTCACCGCCGGCGTCCTTGCCGGCAGTGCCCGTGTAACGCGCTTGTTACCCCCGCCGCGTTCCAATAGTGATGCAGCTCACGCCCGCCCCAGCATACCGCAGGGACACCGGCGGGAGGGGGCCGCCCGGACCACCTGAGGGACCGCACACAAAGGAGTGGAGATGACCGAAACACCCACCGCCGCCGCCCAGGCCTGGCTTGCCAGCCTTGACGGCGCGCTGCAGCGCCGCGACGTGGACGCCGCGCTGGACCTGTTCGAGGACGAAAGCTACTGGCGCGACTTCGTGGCGTTCACGTGGAACCTGAAAACACTGGAAGGCAAGGCGGACATCCGGCACATGCTCGAGGCCACGCTGGACCACGTGCAGCCGGCCAACTGGGCGCTCGCCGAGGACGCCACCGGCAGCGCCGCCGCTGACGGGACCGTGGAGGCCTGGATCACGTTCGAGACCGGCGACGCCCGCGGCTACGGCCACCTCCGGCTGCGGAACGGCAGATGCTGGACGCTGCTCACCACCATGCAGGAGCTGAAGGGCTTCGAGGAGAAGAAGGGCCCGCGCCGCGAGCAGGGCGTGGCACACGAAATCGTCCGCGGCCGCCGCTCCTGGAAGGAACTCAAGGAGGAGCAGGAGGCGCGGCTGGGGTACGAGGAGCAGCCCTACTGCGTGATCATCGGCGGCGGGCAGGGCGGCATCGGCCTCGCGGCGCGGCTGCGGCGGCTGGGCGTGCCCACCATCGTGATCGAGAAGAACCAGAACCCGGGCGACTCCTGGCGCAACCGCTACAGGTCCCTGCACCTGCACGACCCCGTCTGGTACGACCACCTGCCCTACCTGAAGTTCCCGGACGACTGGCCCGTCTTCGCCGCCAAGGACAAGATCGGCGACTGGCTGGAGCACTACACGCGCATCATGGAGCTGAACTACTGGTCCGGCACCGAGTGCGTGGGCGCAGAGTACGACGACGGCACGCAGGAATGGACGGTCAGCGTCCTCCGCAACGGGTCACCAGTGACGTTGCGGCCCAAGCAGCTGGTCTTCGCCCTGGGGGTCTCCGGCTACCCGAACATCCCCACGTTCGACGGTGCCGAGAGCTTCCTGGGGGAGCAGCGGCACTCCTCCCAGCACCCCGGCGGCGGGGACTGGACCGGGAAGAAGGCGGTGGTGATCGGCTCCAACAACTCCGCGCACGATATCTGCGCGGACCTGTGGGAGCACGGCGCCGACGTCACCATGGTGCAGCGCTCCTCCACCCACATTGCCCGCAGCGAATCGCTGATGGACCTGGCCCTGGGGGACCTGTACTCGGAGAAGGCGCTGGCCAACGGCGTCACCACGGAAAAGGCGGACCTGCTGTTCGCGTCCCTTCCGTACCGGATCCTGCCCGAGGCGCAGGTGCCCGTCTACCAGGAGATGGCCCGGCGGGACGCCGAGTTCTACTCGCAGCTGGAGGCTGCCGGGTTTGACCTGGACTTCGGCGTGGACGGGTCCGGCCTGTTCCTGAAGTACCTGCGGCGCGGCTCCGGCTACTACATCGACGTCGGCGCCTCCCAGCTGATCATCGACGGCCGGGTGAAGCTGAAGTCCGGGCAGGTTTCCAAGATCACCGGCAACGCCGTGGTGATGGCGGACGGCACCGAGCTGGAGGCCGACCTGATTGTCTACGCCACCGGGTACGGGTCCATGAACGGCTGGCTGGCGGACCTGGTCTCGCCGGAAATCGCGGACCGGGTGGGCAAATGCTGGGGATACGGCTCAGACACGCCAAAAGACCCTGGCCCTTGGGAGGGGGAGCTGCGCAA contains:
- a CDS encoding nucleoside hydrolase, translating into MTAPVYLDCDTGIDDALALAYLLASPLASVVGIGTVSGNVSAAVGARNTLDLLSLAGAASVPVAVGAHDPLAGSFGGGSPWVHGENGVGEVVLAPSAASVAAESAAELLVRLARTYPGTLRVVAIGPLTNIAEALRLEPALPSLVESVTVMGGAALAPGNITPVAEANIWHDPEAAALVLAADWDATLVPLDVTMASVLEESHRQALLASPAPMPRALGEMLGYYFRFYEGIYGRPCSAMHDPLAAALAVGAVKPALAPMVRAAVDTSDGPGRGQTVCDMRGLYAGYPEVKGARYRVVLSLEEDFAPHLVETLLTPSPAVEPMPTPVG
- a CDS encoding GAF domain-containing protein, with product MDYGLRFSDPAKYARALRRAHELVISGVPRPEIPTPLAESWRRSMALGISPDQHSPRHVHDPSEVVQLRREHRLQQVMPALQDLLADDSSSGRHLLVLTDAGGEILWRVGSREALRRADRLEFSEGADWSEAGIGTNAISEVLVTGGPVQLFSAEHLVRTHHDWACTAAPITDPLTGVLLGVLDVSGPLDTISADTLRMVRCAVRVAESLLGTSDGGASLGASSSLGASRQGARRTVAAVSSLELLGDRPAAVFADGSRVPVTLRRAEILALLDSRSQGWSADELAYELHGDAGTPQAIRTEMFRVRSMLGDAVESNPYRLAAGLAGCSDSGRVLRLLREGLVAEALAAYTAPLLSRSGVLAVQLLRDQLDLAVGSAVRASGDAGLLVRWLSTDMGSADAEGVKALGQLVGRDDPRYSAFRASSALCG
- a CDS encoding NAD(P)/FAD-dependent oxidoreductase yields the protein MTETPTAAAQAWLASLDGALQRRDVDAALDLFEDESYWRDFVAFTWNLKTLEGKADIRHMLEATLDHVQPANWALAEDATGSAAADGTVEAWITFETGDARGYGHLRLRNGRCWTLLTTMQELKGFEEKKGPRREQGVAHEIVRGRRSWKELKEEQEARLGYEEQPYCVIIGGGQGGIGLAARLRRLGVPTIVIEKNQNPGDSWRNRYRSLHLHDPVWYDHLPYLKFPDDWPVFAAKDKIGDWLEHYTRIMELNYWSGTECVGAEYDDGTQEWTVSVLRNGSPVTLRPKQLVFALGVSGYPNIPTFDGAESFLGEQRHSSQHPGGGDWTGKKAVVIGSNNSAHDICADLWEHGADVTMVQRSSTHIARSESLMDLALGDLYSEKALANGVTTEKADLLFASLPYRILPEAQVPVYQEMARRDAEFYSQLEAAGFDLDFGVDGSGLFLKYLRRGSGYYIDVGASQLIIDGRVKLKSGQVSKITGNAVVMADGTELEADLIVYATGYGSMNGWLADLVSPEIADRVGKCWGYGSDTPKDPGPWEGELRNMWKPTNVPNLWIHGGNLHQSRHYSSYLALQLKARMEGLETPVYELQPSHHTR
- a CDS encoding MFS transporter — encoded protein: MNTPTPAAAAPPAEGGAAVVISDDDAAKLSGRRAALLISTLLLGVLSFQLNASMVTPALPQIAASFGESADSAAPVQSMFFLAGAIAGPVIGRWSDFIGRRAALLLVLGIMGAGTILCIAAPTLPLLVTGRFLQGVSSAVFALAYIVLSENLQAKVFGTSVGIIAAINGGVGGVDGYVGGLMAETLGFRSIFVVVLVLTAIAAVCIFRLVPAGRPVGVRGAMDWWGAGSLSLFLVFLTYFVSDGSAAGWTSPTALALLAGTVLSFAGFWFIEKRRSHPLIAVHHLRSRQVWPVIATTVLTLAGIFAVINFTVVLLSQDSDGGFGFSASISALLFLTPAALIGVFAAPLAGWLADRRGWVRTLRLGTSLSLVCAVVAAVFSSSPVAVFIAIACLGIFYNGFFLTAINGLSVLLSPKEAPAALPGINGASFGIGASLGVVLVAPFAAQATAAGYATALWISVGITAAAFIVSLFVAAPKGETV